The DNA segment AGGTTGATTTCCTGATACACCGGTGGCCCGCCCATCCAAACGCTCATCGAGTAACTCCGAAAGCGCAGGGTGCTCTTGCCGATCACCTGCGACTGGTCGCTCGGGCAATGATAAATCCCAATCGAGGAGTTGTACGGGAAAAAGGCTGAACGCTGAATGTTGGTGGACCTGTCGTCCCGTTTGGCGTCGCCGGCGACCCAAGCATCTGAACTGAGGGTCGCTAAGTTGTTCCCCCCACTGTTGAAGGCCAGTTTGCCGTCGTTGTCCAGCGCATAGAGATGCCAGCACAACTGCAACTGCCTAAGGTTGCTCGTGCAGTTTATCATTTTGGCTTTGTCCTTTGCTTTGGTCAGCGCCGGCAAGAGCAACCCTGCCAAGATGGCAATGATGGCAATGACCACCAACAGTTCGATGAGCGTGAACCCGCCGGCTCGGTTTGACCGGAGGCAAGCCGGCGTCGTGAACTTCCTCCTATGCGAGGCTGGCTGCTTGCACGCAACGTTCAAGAAACTCCCGAGGCTGGCGTTCATGAGACGTTCCAATTCGTGCGACATTTTCGGTGACAATTGATTTTCCAGTTCATCTTCTTCTTATCGGCGCAGCCGAAAGAATTTCCTATTGGCCGTTGGCGT comes from the Verrucomicrobiota bacterium genome and includes:
- a CDS encoding prepilin-type N-terminal cleavage/methylation domain-containing protein, whose amino-acid sequence is MNASLGSFLNVACKQPASHRRKFTTPACLRSNRAGGFTLIELLVVIAIIAILAGLLLPALTKAKDKAKMINCTSNLRQLQLCWHLYALDNDGKLAFNSGGNNLATLSSDAWVAGDAKRDDRSTNIQRSAFFPYNSSIGIYHCPSDQSQVIGKSTLRFRSYSMSVWMGGPPVYQEINLKESDINHSGPSLASVPWDENEDSIDNATFGIRPAGAWDWWNWPASRHNKGGTMSFADGHVEYWKWKRTFVLKFTGYDVPSIRFDPDLMRMQTTVGSK